TCCCGGTCGCTGGCGTAGGATTGGTGAGTGCGATTGCTCCCCTCGGTTTCGTCCAGGCTCGCACCGAGGTTGAAACGGGTCTGCTGGTCACCGCCGGACAGGCCGAGGCTGCGTTCCCAAGTCTGCTGGCTGCCAACACCCAGGTGCAGGCGCGGTTGCAGGCCTTGTTCGTTGCTGCGCCGAGTGAAAATCTGAATCACGCCGCCCACCGCATCGGCGCCGTAGATCACCGAGCGCGAACCGCGCAACACTTCCACCCGTTCGATCTGGTTGATGTTCAGGCGCTGCAAGTTACTGTCGCCGGACGTGGCGTTGCCGATACGCTGGCCATCCACCAGCACCAGGCTCTGGGCCGATTTTGTGCCGCGAATGTAAATCCCCGGCAGGCTGCCGCGTCCGCCCAGCGGCGCCACCTGCACGCCGGGCACGCGGCTGAGCAGATCGGTGACGCTGGCGGGTTGCAGGCGTTCGATGTCGTCGCGGGTGAAAACGGTATTGGCGGCGCTGCTGTCGTTGCGGGCTTCGACCTGGCGGTTGGCGCTGATCACGATGTCGGGCAGCTTCAGGGCTTGGTCGCGTTCGAAGGTGTCCGCCAGCAGATCGGGGGCGGGTAGCAGAAGGGTGAGGGCGAGACGGAGTTTCATGGGGGTTCCGCAATGTCGGGTCTGCACCGACCTTGTGGGGCAGACCCGCCCCCACAAGGTCGTGCGCTGGATGAACTTACAGACCCAGCAACTGCAACCGCAGACGCACCGACGCTTCGAGCCCAACCTCGTCCAGCCCACATTCGGCCAGCATCTGTGCAGGCTTTGCGTGCTCGACATAGGTGTCCGGCAGGCCCAGGTGCAGTACGGGCTTGAGGATGTTGTCCCTGGCCAGGTATTCGCTGACCGCCGAGCCGGCGCCGCCCATGATGGCGTTCTCCTCGATGGTCACCAGCAAGTCATGGCTGCCGGCCATTTCGCGTACCAGGGCTTCGTCCAGGGGTTTGACGAAGCGCATGTCCACTACGGTCGCATCGAGTTTTTCCGCGACTTTAAGCGCCTCGGCCAATTGCACGCCGAACACTAGCAGGGCAGTTTGCTTGCCTTGGCGACGGATCACGCCCTTGCCGATCTCGATCGGTTCCAGGTCAGTTTCGATCGTCGCGTTCGGGCCGTTGCCGCGAGGGTAGCGCACCGCCGCCGGACCATTGAACAGGTGGCCGGTGGTGAGCATTTTGCGCAATTCGTTTTCATCGCTCGGCGTCATTACCAACATGCCGGGGACGCAGCGCAGGTAAGACAAGTCGAAACTGCCGGCGTGGGTCGGACCGTCTTCGCCGACCAGGCCCGCGCGGTCGATGGCGAACAACACATCGAGGTTCTGCACGGCCACGTCATGCACCAGCTGGTCGTAAGCCCGTTGCAGGAAGGTCGAATAAATCGCCACCACCGGTTTCGCGCCTTCGCAGGCCATGCCGGCAGCGAAGGTCACGGCGTGCTGCTCGGCAATCGCCACGTCGAAATAACGTTGCGGGTAGCGTTCGCTGAAGGCCACCAGGTCCGAGCCTTCCTTCATCGCCGGGGTGATGCCCACCAGGCGCGGGTCGGCGGCGGCCATGTCGCACAGCCACTGGCCAAACACGCCGGAATACTTCGGTCCGCCGGCCTTTTTCGGCGCGGCGGCCGGGGCATCGAGCGGTTCGAGCTTGGTGATGGCGTGGTAGCCGATCGGGTCGACTTCCGCCGGGGCGAAACCCTTGCCCTTCTTGGTCACTACGTGCAGGAACTGCGGGCCCTTGAGGTCACGCATGTTGCGCAGGGTGGCGATCAGCGTGGGCAGGTCATGGCCGTCGATGGGGCCGATGTAGTTCCAGCCCAGCTCTTCGAACAGCGTGCCGGGGACCAGCATGCCCTTGGCATATTCTTCGGTGCGCCGGGCGATTTCCCAGGCGCCGGGCAGGCGCGACAACACCTTCTTGCTGCCCTCGCGCATGCTCGCGTAGGTGCGGCTGGAAAGGATCTTCGCCAAGTAGTTGGACAGCCCGCCGACGTTGCGCGAGATCGACATGTCGTTGTCGTTGAGGATCACCAGCATGTTGGCGTTGACTTCGGGAGCGTGGTTAAGCGCCTCGAACGCCATGCCCGCGGTCAGTGCCCCGTCGCCGATCACGGCAATCGCCTTGCGCTCGCTGTCCTGCAGGCGGGCGGCAATCGCCATGCCCAGGGCGGCGCTGATGGAGGTGCTGGAATGGCCGACGCCAAAGGTGTCGTATTCGCTCTCGGAACGGCGCGGGAAGGCCGCGATCCCGTCTTTCTGGCGCAGCGTGCCCATGCGGTCGCGGCGGCCAGTAAGGATTTTGTGCGGATAGGCCTGATGCCCGACGTCCCACACCAGCCGGTCATCCGGGGTGTCGAAGACGTAATGCAGCGCGATGGTCAGCTCGATGACGCCCAGGCCCGCGCCGAAGTGCCCACCGGTCTGGCCGACCGTGTAGAGCAGTTCCAGGCGCAACTCATCGGCCAGGGTTTCCAGCTCGGCTTCACCCAGGCGACGCAGGCCGTCCGGCGTGTTGGCGCGGTCCAGCAGTGGCGTGCTCGGGCGTGTGCGGGGGATCTCTTGGAACGTCGTCGGCATCAGGCGAATCGTTATAGGTATAGAAAGAGGCGGCAGTTTACCTTATGCATCGCAAGCTGCCCACGCGTTGGCCGGAACTTGGCCGATACGCAGTCTGAAAGGTTGACCCTGTATCAGCTGCGTCGTTCGACGATATAACGCGCCAGCTCGCGCAGCGGCTCGGCCGCCGCGTCAAACGGTCGCAGCGCGGCCAAGGCCTGGTCACGCAGCTCCAGGGCGTAGGCCTTGGCGGCGTCGAGCCCGAGCAGGGCCGGGTAGGTCGGCTTGTCCCGCGCGATATCGGCGCCCTGGCGCTTGCCCAGGGTC
The Pseudomonas marvdashtae genome window above contains:
- the dxs gene encoding 1-deoxy-D-xylulose-5-phosphate synthase gives rise to the protein MPTTFQEIPRTRPSTPLLDRANTPDGLRRLGEAELETLADELRLELLYTVGQTGGHFGAGLGVIELTIALHYVFDTPDDRLVWDVGHQAYPHKILTGRRDRMGTLRQKDGIAAFPRRSESEYDTFGVGHSSTSISAALGMAIAARLQDSERKAIAVIGDGALTAGMAFEALNHAPEVNANMLVILNDNDMSISRNVGGLSNYLAKILSSRTYASMREGSKKVLSRLPGAWEIARRTEEYAKGMLVPGTLFEELGWNYIGPIDGHDLPTLIATLRNMRDLKGPQFLHVVTKKGKGFAPAEVDPIGYHAITKLEPLDAPAAAPKKAGGPKYSGVFGQWLCDMAAADPRLVGITPAMKEGSDLVAFSERYPQRYFDVAIAEQHAVTFAAGMACEGAKPVVAIYSTFLQRAYDQLVHDVAVQNLDVLFAIDRAGLVGEDGPTHAGSFDLSYLRCVPGMLVMTPSDENELRKMLTTGHLFNGPAAVRYPRGNGPNATIETDLEPIEIGKGVIRRQGKQTALLVFGVQLAEALKVAEKLDATVVDMRFVKPLDEALVREMAGSHDLLVTIEENAIMGGAGSAVSEYLARDNILKPVLHLGLPDTYVEHAKPAQMLAECGLDEVGLEASVRLRLQLLGL